A single Nostoc sp. PCC 7107 DNA region contains:
- a CDS encoding Uma2 family endonuclease, whose amino-acid sequence MTLQILNKNITTLEQRFLLPGYYTWEELEKIETLTADAAGLRITYLDGCIEFMTLGEQHEMIKSVIGILLALYFFEKGINFISVGSATRRAKEKNASFEPDESYYIGEKKENPDLAIEVNITSGSIDKLEKYKRFNITEVWFWENNQFYLYRLKNDNYEQIQQSEFFPDLDIQLLASCVLMPSIIDARKQFMQGIKK is encoded by the coding sequence ATGACTCTCCAAATCTTAAATAAAAATATCACAACTCTAGAACAGCGATTTCTCTTACCTGGTTATTACACATGGGAAGAATTGGAGAAAATAGAAACCTTAACCGCAGATGCAGCAGGTTTACGGATAACTTATCTTGATGGGTGCATTGAATTTATGACGCTGGGTGAACAACACGAAATGATTAAAAGCGTGATTGGGATATTATTAGCACTATACTTTTTTGAAAAAGGTATAAATTTTATCTCAGTAGGTAGCGCCACGCGTCGCGCTAAAGAAAAAAATGCTTCCTTTGAACCTGATGAATCTTATTACATAGGAGAAAAAAAAGAAAATCCAGATTTAGCAATTGAAGTTAATATCACCAGTGGCAGTATTGACAAACTAGAAAAATATAAACGGTTTAATATTACTGAAGTTTGGTTCTGGGAGAATAATCAATTTTACCTATATCGGCTAAAAAATGATAATTATGAGCAAATTCAACAAAGTGAATTCTTCCCAGATTTAGATATACAATTATTAGCTAGTTGTGTTTTAATGCCTTCGATTATTGATGCTAGAAAACAATTTATGCAGGGAATTAAAAAATAG
- a CDS encoding DEAD/DEAH box helicase family protein: MARISKLTFDRGTLILHPPPRGKAWMDYATWDDRVEKFRIPAMRYRALVEALQGEEVDFIDEAKEFYPIELIASLEMEPYPHQSEALAAWKLAGRQGVVVLPTAAGKTYLAQMAMQATPRTTLIVVPTLDLMHQWYAHLVAAFPDAEVGLLGGGSRDKSPILVATYDSAAIHAESLGNKYALIIFDECHHLPTDFSKVIAEYAIAPYRLGLSATPERTDGKHADLNILIGREVYRKRAEDLAGKALAEHEIVQIKVKLSQLERERYNQLIQTRNDFLRQSKISLGSIQGWQMFVQMSARSQSGRRAMLAHREAKEIALGTDGKLRILADLLATHFPERVLIFTADNATVYKISQDLLIPAITHQTPVKERHEILTKFREGEYNTLIASHVLNEGVDVPAASVAIILSGTGSTREYVQRLGRILRKGNMENKQAILYEVIAEDTSEEGTSARRRGEKNAGEAEGEGRKKGNLQVVYGTSQEKSLKAAEQLELNYSIQNPKSKIQNSEDVTNRVTKPSPKRRRNHSEKTED, from the coding sequence ATGGCTCGCATCTCCAAATTAACCTTCGATCGCGGTACATTAATTCTGCATCCACCACCACGCGGTAAAGCGTGGATGGATTATGCGACATGGGATGATCGCGTGGAGAAATTTCGGATTCCGGCGATGCGTTATCGTGCTTTAGTTGAAGCACTACAAGGGGAAGAAGTCGATTTTATCGATGAGGCGAAGGAATTTTATCCGATAGAGTTGATTGCAAGTTTAGAAATGGAACCTTATCCCCACCAAAGTGAGGCTTTAGCTGCTTGGAAATTGGCGGGAAGACAAGGTGTAGTTGTGCTACCAACGGCGGCGGGAAAGACTTATCTGGCGCAGATGGCGATGCAAGCCACACCGCGCACAACGTTGATTGTTGTCCCCACATTAGATTTGATGCACCAGTGGTATGCACATTTAGTAGCAGCGTTCCCTGATGCAGAGGTGGGATTATTAGGGGGTGGTTCACGGGATAAGTCACCCATATTAGTGGCGACTTACGACAGTGCAGCGATTCACGCAGAATCGTTGGGAAATAAATATGCTTTGATTATTTTTGATGAGTGTCATCACCTACCCACCGATTTTAGTAAAGTGATTGCCGAATATGCGATCGCACCTTATCGTTTAGGCTTATCGGCGACACCAGAACGCACCGATGGTAAACACGCTGATTTGAATATTTTGATTGGACGGGAAGTATATCGCAAACGTGCGGAAGATTTGGCGGGTAAAGCCTTAGCCGAACATGAAATTGTCCAAATTAAGGTGAAGTTATCGCAACTTGAGCGTGAAAGATACAATCAATTAATTCAAACTCGCAATGATTTTTTACGCCAATCGAAGATTTCTTTAGGGAGTATTCAAGGTTGGCAAATGTTTGTGCAGATGAGTGCGCGATCGCAATCTGGACGTAGAGCCATGTTAGCACATCGGGAAGCCAAAGAAATTGCTTTAGGTACTGATGGTAAATTGCGAATTTTAGCTGATTTATTAGCGACACATTTTCCTGAGCGAGTGTTAATTTTTACGGCTGATAATGCCACGGTTTATAAAATATCTCAAGACTTATTAATTCCAGCAATTACTCATCAAACTCCAGTCAAAGAACGCCATGAAATTCTAACTAAATTTCGAGAAGGTGAATATAATACTTTGATTGCTTCCCATGTGTTGAATGAAGGAGTTGATGTCCCGGCTGCTTCTGTAGCAATCATTCTTTCGGGAACAGGTTCGACAAGAGAATATGTGCAGCGTTTGGGAAGAATTTTACGTAAGGGAAATATGGAGAATAAACAAGCGATTTTGTATGAGGTAATCGCAGAAGATACGAGTGAAGAAGGGACTTCGGCACGGCGACGGGGGGAGAAGAACGCTGGGGAAGCAGAGGGAGAAGGTAGAAAGAAAGGGAATTTGCAGGTTGTATATGGGACTAGTCAGGAAAAAAGTTTAAAGGCTGCGGAACAATTAGAACTTAACTATTCAATCCAAAATCCAAAATCCAAAATCCAAAATTCAGAAGATGTTACCAACAGAGTTACTAAGCCATCGCCTAAACGGAGAAGAAATCATTCCGAAAAGACTGAAGATTGA
- a CDS encoding DNA translocase FtsK, producing MHYLTESAAIQEVIFQLTNYKTLWVDTEIAHWYTSEPKLSLIQVLADPTDSTGASAYILDVLDKHDLAADFINQIMFNHHIEKVFHNASFDIKYLGKHLAKNVTCTLQMARKITLKRLQTSNLKLKTLAAELCNFSNVDITEQSSDWGKRPLSKKQLEYAAMDTVYLAAVHRQLIKISHPKDLTNIFMANNSSQQVTDKSNNYSLSVTKVRLAFECPRLFYLNHQFSDKAIFLPQDTAIGIGNPFHQLADKFVKLAIIEPRFSNLFQPPASQLKIEEVTTALQQSFYQLEFFPYLQKAIQKDSAEGKALLQVWNGLQGLIRRFAELLLINRRYCNADTLISNTFLSQERNIEHHFSLPDGTQQLVRGEFDCLVFNFEINRLCVVEFKTYQPVDPSAQLAQVSLYSYMLHHKKKVAVDSAVYCVLPEFKEYRYSWEQLENTVHQLIPHKLLQMQQWLAWESPHPNPPPQTTQLHLCEICPQQQKCQTFFGAGISDPSQPSLKNRSEISNKTDTSFDPPQPPFKRGEEYIEDNQETTNADEIGEALINTLQSFGVGVDYQGAAVGPAFIRVKLKPHPGVKVNALLKLSDDLQVQLGLANAPLIAPQAGYVSIDLPRPDRQIAHFEKYIQSKFLPATAPVKIAIGVNIEGELVEADLSDPNSCHFLVGGTTGSGKSEFLRSLLLSLLYRYAPQNLKIALVDPKRVTFPEFERMAWLYSPVVKDSDRAVELMEELVIEMESRYQRFEKAGCADLTTYNQRSSQALPRIVCIFDEYADFMAEKEIRNVLEQSIKRLGAMARAAGIHLIIATQRPEAKVVTPIIRANLPGRVALRTASEADSKIVLGGTETSSAYLLGKGDLLYQVGSQQHRLQSLLATKIQLPSV from the coding sequence ATGCACTACCTGACAGAATCAGCAGCAATTCAAGAGGTAATATTTCAATTAACAAACTATAAAACACTTTGGGTAGACACAGAAATTGCTCATTGGTATACATCTGAACCAAAATTGTCGCTGATTCAAGTATTGGCTGACCCTACAGATAGCACAGGCGCATCTGCTTACATTCTTGATGTACTAGATAAACATGATTTGGCGGCTGATTTTATTAACCAAATCATGTTTAACCATCATATTGAAAAAGTCTTTCACAATGCTAGTTTTGATATTAAATATTTAGGTAAACACCTAGCTAAAAATGTAACTTGTACATTACAAATGGCTAGAAAAATTACCCTCAAAAGATTGCAAACCTCTAATTTAAAGCTGAAAACTTTAGCCGCCGAACTCTGTAATTTTTCTAATGTAGATATAACCGAACAATCAAGTGATTGGGGTAAGCGTCCCCTGAGTAAAAAGCAGTTAGAATATGCTGCAATGGATACAGTTTATCTGGCTGCTGTGCATCGTCAGCTAATTAAAATATCTCATCCCAAAGATTTAACTAATATTTTTATGGCAAATAATAGCTCACAGCAGGTAACAGATAAATCTAACAATTATTCTTTAAGTGTTACTAAAGTTAGATTAGCCTTTGAGTGTCCTAGGCTGTTTTATTTAAATCATCAATTTAGTGATAAAGCAATATTTTTACCACAAGATACAGCTATTGGTATTGGTAATCCATTTCATCAATTAGCAGATAAGTTTGTCAAATTAGCTATTATCGAGCCACGGTTTAGTAATTTATTTCAACCACCTGCATCACAGTTAAAAATAGAAGAAGTTACTACTGCACTGCAACAAAGTTTTTATCAACTAGAATTTTTTCCTTATCTCCAAAAAGCTATACAAAAAGATAGTGCTGAGGGAAAAGCACTTTTACAAGTTTGGAATGGATTACAAGGACTCATCAGACGCTTTGCGGAATTATTATTAATTAATCGCCGCTATTGCAATGCAGACACATTAATTAGTAATACTTTTTTATCTCAAGAACGCAATATTGAACATCACTTTTCTCTACCTGATGGAACACAACAATTAGTTAGAGGTGAATTTGATTGTCTGGTGTTTAATTTTGAAATTAATCGCTTGTGCGTGGTGGAGTTTAAAACATATCAACCTGTAGATCCTTCAGCGCAATTGGCGCAGGTTTCACTTTACAGTTATATGCTGCATCACAAGAAAAAAGTTGCTGTTGATTCAGCAGTTTATTGTGTGTTGCCTGAATTTAAAGAGTATCGTTATTCTTGGGAACAGTTAGAAAATACAGTACATCAGTTAATTCCCCACAAATTACTACAAATGCAGCAATGGTTGGCTTGGGAATCTCCTCATCCCAACCCACCGCCACAAACAACTCAGCTTCATTTGTGCGAAATTTGTCCCCAACAGCAAAAGTGTCAGACTTTTTTTGGTGCTGGAATATCTGATCCCTCGCAACCATCCTTAAAAAATAGAAGCGAGATATCTAACAAAACTGATACGAGTTTTGATCCCCCCCAACCCCCCTTCAAAAGGGGGGAGGAATATATAGAAGATAATCAAGAAACAACAAATGCGGATGAGATAGGCGAAGCTTTAATTAATACTTTGCAATCTTTTGGTGTGGGTGTTGATTATCAAGGTGCTGCTGTTGGCCCTGCTTTTATCAGGGTGAAGTTGAAACCTCATCCCGGTGTAAAAGTGAATGCACTGCTGAAGTTATCGGATGATTTACAAGTGCAATTAGGGTTAGCTAATGCACCTTTAATTGCACCTCAAGCAGGATATGTCAGTATTGATTTACCCCGTCCAGATAGGCAAATTGCCCATTTTGAAAAGTATATTCAATCAAAATTCTTACCTGCAACTGCACCTGTAAAAATTGCAATTGGAGTAAATATAGAAGGGGAATTAGTAGAGGCTGATTTATCAGATCCGAATTCTTGCCACTTTTTAGTAGGTGGGACAACTGGTAGCGGTAAGAGTGAATTTCTGCGATCGCTCCTCCTCAGCTTACTATATCGTTATGCTCCGCAAAATCTCAAAATTGCTCTGGTTGACCCTAAGCGCGTTACCTTTCCAGAGTTTGAACGTATGGCTTGGTTATATTCACCAGTCGTCAAAGATAGCGATCGCGCCGTCGAACTTATGGAAGAATTAGTTATAGAGATGGAGTCTCGCTACCAGCGGTTTGAAAAAGCTGGCTGTGCTGACTTAACCACTTACAACCAACGTTCATCTCAGGCTTTACCTCGCATTGTCTGTATATTTGATGAATATGCAGACTTTATGGCAGAAAAAGAAATCCGCAATGTACTAGAACAAAGTATCAAACGTTTGGGAGCAATGGCACGCGCCGCAGGTATACATTTAATTATTGCGACTCAGCGTCCAGAAGCTAAGGTAGTTACACCCATTATTCGCGCAAATTTACCAGGAAGGGTGGCTTTACGAACAGCGAGCGAAGCAGACTCAAAAATTGTCTTGGGGGGAACAGAAACATCCTCAGCCTATTTATTGGGGAAAGGTGACTTACTTTACCAAGTTGGCTCCCAACAGCATCGTTTACAAAGTCTGTTGGCAACAAAGATTCAATTACCATCAGTATAG
- a CDS encoding CPBP family intramembrane glutamic endopeptidase has translation MVEQQKQDPEIPYLTRIQVLVAMAVTAILLWTVAKVWLRFGNVFLFKWEWHEIDFFWGLGVGLIITSLSGLAYRLWPAYRQSADYYLELVLRPLAWPDLIWLGLLPGLSEELLFRGVMLPALGLDHVAVIVSSLCFGVLHLSGSQQWPYVIWATVIGLILGYSALLSGNLLVPIVAHIMTNWVSSYFWKIQQR, from the coding sequence GTGGTAGAACAACAAAAACAAGATCCAGAAATTCCTTACCTGACGCGTATTCAAGTTTTAGTCGCAATGGCGGTAACTGCCATCCTGTTGTGGACAGTTGCTAAAGTTTGGCTGCGCTTTGGTAATGTTTTCCTATTCAAGTGGGAATGGCACGAAATAGATTTTTTTTGGGGGCTGGGCGTAGGACTGATAATCACCAGCTTGAGTGGTTTAGCTTATCGGTTGTGGCCTGCCTATCGTCAAAGTGCAGACTATTACCTAGAACTAGTATTGAGACCTTTAGCCTGGCCGGATTTAATTTGGCTGGGTTTACTACCGGGATTAAGCGAAGAATTATTATTTCGAGGTGTAATGCTGCCAGCTTTGGGCTTAGACCATGTAGCAGTGATTGTATCTAGCCTCTGCTTTGGAGTGTTACACCTCAGTGGTTCCCAACAATGGCCTTACGTAATATGGGCAACGGTGATTGGGTTAATTTTGGGATATAGCGCCCTATTGAGTGGAAATTTGTTAGTGCCGATTGTTGCCCATATTATGACAAATTGGGTTTCTAGCTATTTTTGGAAAATCCAACAACGTTAG
- a CDS encoding Rieske (2Fe-2S) protein, with protein sequence MGWTKVLAADALAPGAREVVNVGKRKILLLNHENQLYAVDNACPHLKLPLKNGKIEGGAIICPIHRSAFNLSNGQVNNWCPWPPGVGKVLSLISQQKTLPVFPIRVEEGSIWIDVNDN encoded by the coding sequence ATGGGCTGGACTAAAGTTCTGGCGGCTGATGCACTAGCCCCTGGTGCTAGAGAAGTTGTGAATGTTGGCAAGCGAAAAATTCTCTTGTTAAATCACGAAAATCAACTATATGCGGTAGATAATGCCTGCCCTCATTTAAAATTACCTCTAAAGAATGGCAAAATCGAGGGTGGGGCAATTATTTGTCCCATTCACCGCAGTGCCTTTAATCTCAGTAACGGGCAAGTAAATAATTGGTGTCCTTGGCCACCTGGAGTAGGTAAAGTATTGTCATTAATTTCGCAACAAAAAACACTGCCAGTTTTTCCCATACGCGTGGAAGAAGGCAGTATTTGGATTGATGTAAACGATAACTAA
- a CDS encoding ParA family protein, with product MGYVIATANMKGGVGKTTLTVNLATCLAKNYGKKVLVLDLDTQISATLSLMSPLDFAKRRKQRLTFRYLIDDVINPDTNSKVTINDIIQPQICGLSELSLLPGDIDLYDEFVVSEMLHKQTVAFGEQNFENVWNRFERVLINNILKPVRDEYDFILLDCAPGYNLLTRSALAASDFYILPAKPEPLSVVGIQLLERRIGQLKDSHEQEAKINIKMLGIVFSMCNTNLLTGRYYKQVMHRVVEDFGVEQICKAQIPVDINVAKAVDSFMPAVLNAPQSAGSKAFLQLTQELLQKL from the coding sequence ATGGGATATGTAATTGCTACTGCAAATATGAAAGGCGGTGTAGGGAAAACTACTCTCACCGTCAACTTAGCTACTTGTTTGGCGAAAAATTACGGTAAAAAGGTACTGGTATTAGACTTAGATACCCAAATTAGCGCCACACTCAGTTTGATGTCGCCTTTAGATTTTGCCAAGCGGCGCAAACAAAGACTGACTTTTAGATATCTCATCGACGATGTTATTAATCCCGATACCAACAGTAAGGTAACAATTAACGATATTATTCAACCCCAAATTTGTGGACTTAGCGAACTAAGTTTATTACCGGGGGATATCGACTTATATGATGAATTTGTTGTGTCAGAAATGCTGCACAAACAAACCGTTGCTTTTGGTGAACAAAACTTTGAAAATGTATGGAACCGTTTTGAAAGAGTTTTGATTAATAACATTTTAAAGCCAGTACGTGATGAGTATGATTTTATTCTTTTAGACTGCGCTCCTGGTTATAATCTTTTGACTCGTAGCGCCTTAGCTGCAAGTGATTTTTACATTCTCCCCGCCAAGCCAGAACCTTTATCTGTTGTGGGAATTCAACTTTTAGAAAGACGAATTGGGCAGTTAAAAGACAGTCACGAACAAGAAGCGAAAATAAATATCAAAATGCTGGGAATTGTATTTAGTATGTGCAATACCAATTTACTTACTGGCAGATATTACAAACAAGTTATGCACCGAGTTGTGGAAGATTTTGGTGTAGAACAAATTTGTAAGGCACAAATTCCCGTTGATATTAATGTAGCTAAAGCTGTTGATAGTTTTATGCCGGCTGTGTTAAATGCACCTCAATCAGCAGGTTCTAAAGCGTTTTTGCAGTTAACTCAAGAGTTATTGCAGAAGTTGTAA
- a CDS encoding AAA family ATPase: MANINEIILREVNPFNRINPKPMNFWEEKQNASLNVDSIHQEVIHDIQEFLDLVVTDHRSRSVMIVGDPGSGKSHLLGRLKRTLNSKAFFVYILCDWADNNNIWRHILRYTVDSLIQIPDEQTESQLMLWLKSLSAFTKRSLKQRFLNDNIWEFLSSDRQKFIKHLKDTYKTSRIYNPDIFFGLLHDLTNPELYTLACEWLRGDSLSEESMQALKVKQCIESEDEAKNILANFGRISTETKPIVLCFDNLDTMPKMQDGFLDIQPFFDVNTTIHGESLKNFLVIISIITNTLNIHQNRIQQADKAGIHKSIKLKSINLDQAESIWAYLLKNLHIQASSLPESPIFPLERQLLENNFPGKKTYPRNVINLGMVAYQEYKKSIKPPDEDNNNHDSGNTENEENSINGTTKTTNTNNVEEIIQAEFLLLWEQEYKKTQIKIKKINLIASSDLIRMLQEAMELCRVQQIKPKLLNGRFASYSFSYQKLGKRDKIGIIWTEDANMNSFFHIMSACQKVIQQGICQTLCLIRLSSVGQGRLVGHQIYQQVFTATNNIHFKPSLNSVHYLATYHNLINAALSQELVIHGKVINLQYLQSLMQSSKILDKCTLLQDLGLVAKQEPVKEKGSSKKEDLRPVKDFLVNLVKTQSFMGVTTLIKNSVEQFPNVKANDVQLLIELLCQEKKVKIINPKAKLQDQLICLIA; the protein is encoded by the coding sequence ATGGCAAATATTAACGAAATTATTCTCCGAGAGGTTAATCCTTTTAACCGAATCAACCCAAAACCGATGAATTTTTGGGAAGAAAAACAAAACGCATCACTAAATGTTGATTCTATTCATCAAGAAGTAATTCATGATATTCAAGAATTTCTCGATTTAGTTGTTACAGATCATCGCAGTCGTTCAGTCATGATTGTAGGTGATCCTGGTTCTGGTAAAAGTCATTTATTAGGTCGTCTCAAACGGACTCTTAATTCTAAAGCTTTTTTTGTTTACATACTATGTGATTGGGCTGATAACAATAATATTTGGCGACATATTCTGCGTTATACAGTTGATAGCTTAATTCAAATTCCAGATGAGCAGACAGAATCTCAATTAATGCTATGGCTAAAAAGCTTGTCTGCTTTCACTAAGCGAAGTCTCAAACAGCGATTTTTAAACGACAATATATGGGAATTTTTATCAAGTGACAGACAGAAATTTATTAAGCATCTGAAGGATACTTATAAAACATCACGGATATACAATCCTGATATCTTTTTTGGACTTTTACATGATTTAACCAATCCAGAACTGTATACATTAGCTTGTGAGTGGTTGCGAGGTGACTCTTTAAGTGAGGAATCGATGCAAGCTCTGAAAGTTAAACAATGTATTGAGTCAGAAGATGAAGCTAAAAATATTTTAGCTAATTTTGGAAGAATCTCTACAGAAACTAAACCTATTGTATTATGTTTCGATAATTTAGATACAATGCCGAAAATGCAGGATGGATTTCTAGATATACAACCTTTTTTTGATGTAAATACGACTATTCATGGTGAATCACTCAAGAATTTTCTAGTAATAATTAGTATTATAACTAATACATTAAATATTCATCAAAACCGTATTCAACAAGCTGATAAGGCTGGAATTCATAAATCTATCAAACTCAAGTCTATTAATTTAGACCAAGCAGAGTCTATTTGGGCTTATCTTCTTAAGAATTTACATATTCAGGCAAGTAGCCTTCCAGAATCACCAATTTTTCCATTAGAAAGGCAGTTGTTAGAAAATAATTTTCCAGGTAAAAAGACTTATCCTAGAAATGTGATTAATCTAGGTATGGTAGCTTATCAAGAATATAAAAAGTCCATTAAACCACCTGATGAAGACAATAATAATCATGACTCTGGAAATACAGAAAATGAGGAAAATAGTATAAATGGTACCACAAAGACAACTAATACAAATAACGTTGAAGAAATAATTCAGGCTGAATTTCTGCTGTTATGGGAACAAGAGTACAAAAAAACTCAGATAAAAATCAAAAAAATCAACTTAATAGCATCTTCTGATTTAATTCGGATGCTCCAAGAAGCTATGGAGTTATGCAGAGTACAACAAATTAAGCCAAAACTTTTAAATGGCAGATTTGCAAGCTATTCCTTCAGTTATCAAAAACTAGGTAAACGAGACAAGATAGGAATAATATGGACAGAAGATGCAAATATGAATAGCTTTTTTCATATTATGAGTGCTTGTCAAAAAGTTATTCAGCAAGGTATTTGTCAAACTTTATGTTTAATTCGTTTAAGTAGTGTAGGACAAGGACGACTTGTTGGACATCAAATCTATCAACAGGTTTTTACAGCAACTAATAATATTCATTTCAAACCATCATTAAATTCTGTTCATTATTTAGCAACATATCATAACCTAATCAATGCCGCACTTTCTCAAGAATTAGTAATTCATGGTAAAGTGATTAACCTGCAATATTTACAATCGCTAATGCAGTCATCCAAGATATTAGATAAGTGTACTTTATTACAGGATTTAGGACTTGTCGCCAAGCAAGAACCTGTTAAAGAGAAGGGAAGTTCTAAGAAAGAAGATTTACGTCCTGTTAAAGATTTCCTAGTAAATCTAGTTAAAACCCAAAGCTTTATGGGTGTAACTACTTTGATAAAAAATTCTGTTGAGCAATTTCCTAATGTGAAAGCAAATGATGTTCAATTATTAATTGAGCTTTTATGCCAAGAGAAGAAAGTAAAAATTATTAACCCAAAAGCGAAATTACAAGACCAATTAATTTGTTTAATTGCGTAA
- a CDS encoding DUF790 family protein, with protein MLPTELLSHRLNGEEIIPKRLKIDDKHLALTNELIACFQAAQGKTQRELDKLLLDLEGDATDYRIKRGLAYIIKSNFCTFEVVSPLEPPMLRERVFALAAKSVARQESTPATLSKIADELSQELEREVLLEQVRAGLYADLLENKILTQFDTPSAVDILNRYNLSQVQGIFYKASQLVLNAHRNVPGEYKLLFRYLKLFQLMAYIEGDADHGFTITVDGPTSLFNPSTRYGLAIAKLIPALLHVTKWSLSATLQTRDVYTDTWKTGRFTLNSECGLVSHYSKGKPYDSMLEASFADKWDALKTEWVLEREVDLIPIPGSVMIPDFRLVHSNGREFLLEIVGYWRPEYLQKKFSQVRRAGCDNLILAISERLNLEKAGVKLNDVPARIVWFKDKLLPKAVLAVMD; from the coding sequence ATGTTACCAACAGAGTTACTAAGCCATCGCCTAAACGGAGAAGAAATCATTCCGAAAAGACTGAAGATTGATGATAAACATTTGGCGTTGACTAATGAATTAATTGCTTGTTTTCAAGCAGCACAAGGTAAAACTCAAAGGGAGTTAGATAAGCTACTTTTAGATTTAGAAGGTGACGCTACAGATTATCGGATAAAGCGGGGATTGGCTTATATTATCAAAAGCAATTTTTGTACTTTTGAAGTGGTGAGTCCTCTGGAACCACCAATGTTAAGAGAACGGGTATTTGCTTTGGCGGCTAAATCTGTTGCGCGTCAAGAATCAACGCCAGCGACTTTAAGTAAAATAGCTGATGAATTAAGTCAAGAATTAGAGCGAGAAGTCTTATTAGAACAGGTGCGTGCTGGGTTATACGCAGATTTGTTAGAAAATAAAATTCTAACCCAATTTGATACACCTTCGGCTGTAGATATCTTAAATAGATATAACTTGTCCCAGGTGCAGGGAATTTTTTATAAAGCTAGTCAATTAGTGTTAAATGCTCATCGCAATGTTCCGGGAGAATATAAGCTGTTATTTCGCTATTTAAAATTGTTTCAACTCATGGCGTATATAGAAGGTGATGCTGACCACGGTTTTACAATTACAGTAGATGGGCCGACGAGTTTATTTAATCCTAGTACGCGTTATGGGTTGGCGATCGCTAAATTAATTCCGGCTTTACTTCATGTCACCAAATGGAGTCTTTCGGCGACGTTGCAAACTCGTGATGTTTACACAGATACTTGGAAAACTGGCAGATTTACTCTCAATTCAGAATGTGGTTTAGTGTCGCACTATTCTAAAGGTAAACCTTACGATAGTATGCTGGAAGCATCTTTTGCTGATAAATGGGATGCTTTAAAAACAGAATGGGTGTTAGAGAGAGAAGTTGATTTAATTCCCATTCCTGGTAGTGTGATGATTCCCGATTTTCGCTTAGTGCATTCTAATGGACGAGAATTTCTATTAGAAATTGTCGGTTATTGGCGACCAGAATATTTACAAAAGAAATTCTCTCAGGTGCGGCGTGCGGGTTGTGATAATTTGATTTTGGCAATTTCCGAACGGCTGAATTTAGAAAAAGCTGGGGTGAAATTAAATGATGTCCCTGCAAGAATTGTGTGGTTTAAAGATAAATTATTACCCAAGGCTGTGTTAGCAGTGATGGATTAA